Proteins from a genomic interval of Chitinivorax tropicus:
- a CDS encoding DUF1289 domain-containing protein, translated as MSRPDSPCIARCSTALGDEICAGCGRTFVEVANWVAMTDAQKELVWQRLEAHWQALDRPPPWLARDI; from the coding sequence ATGTCTCGTCCGGATTCCCCTTGTATTGCCCGTTGTTCCACTGCCTTGGGGGACGAGATCTGTGCGGGTTGTGGCCGCACTTTTGTTGAGGTCGCCAATTGGGTGGCCATGACTGATGCTCAGAAAGAGTTGGTATGGCAACGATTGGAAGCCCACTGGCAGGCGTTGGATAGGCCCCCGCCCTGGCTGGCACGGGATATTTGA